Below is a genomic region from Streptomyces sp. NBC_00461.
CCAGTCGAGCCGGGCCTGCAGCAGGGCCGCCTCCGCGACGAGTTCGAGCACACCGAGCCCCTGGACCGCCGAAGGCCGACCGTCGACGACGGACAGCGGATCACCGGTGCCGGCCGCCACCCGCGTCCCCGCCGAGGCGGCCGAGCTGGGTCTGGAACCAGTCGAGGCGGGCCTGCAGCAGGGCCGCCTCCGCGATGAGTTCGGGCACGCCGAGCCCCTCGGCCGCTCCGAGGCCGACCGGCGTCCGCGCGTCGCCGCTGTCGGCCACCATCCGCAGCCCCTCCCCGGCCAGCCGCGCGAAGGCGGCGAGCGAGAGGGACGGGCGGCCGTGGACGCAGCCCGCGCAGGAGGGGGCCAGGGCGAGCCAGCCGGGGCGGCCCCAGCCTGCGTCGGCCAGTGCCGCGGCGACGGTGCCGCAGGTGCAGGGGCCGACCGTGGCGGTCCGTACCCGCTGGCGTGCGTAGCGGAAGCCGCGCTCGAAGCGGATGTAGGCGCCGAGCACGGAGACCTCCAGCAGGACCGCCGCCCGGTGCTCAGCCGTGCACAGCAGCGCCTCGGCGGCCGCCCGGTCGTGTACGCAGTGGAAGCCGCAGTCGCAGCGGCGGTGCGGTGCCCTGTGGCGCAGGCCGTACACGCAGGACGCGTCGGCCAGCGCCCCGTACGGGAGCGCGCCGCCGAGCGACACACCGGTGAACCCGGCCCGGGTGCCGTCCTGGGACAGCACCGGGTGGGCGATCTTGTATCCGGTCGGCGGCTCCGTCGGGCGTTCCTCCGGAAGCCGCAGCCTCATCGGGCCGCCGGAACCTCTTCGGGAGCGGACGCCTCGATGTCCACGACGTCCTGGACGTCCCCGACGTTCTCGACGTTCTCGGTCTCCTCGGGCAGTTCGAGCTCTTCCTCGTGGATACGCGGCTGCTCCTCCGCGACTCCGGTGGCCAGTGCCTTGCCGAGCTTCATGACGCCTCCATGGACTGATGCCGGTCACCGTCCTGCCATGGTGACTCATGACGGGCGAAATGGACATAGGGCCTGGTCAACCCTGCCATGTCAAAGCATCACTTATCGATATCTCGTAGAAGAATTAAGTGGAGCTTCACTGTAGGGCGGTCGAAACTGAGGGCATGACGACGCCCGCGCCCTCGGCGCCACCCTTCGGCCGCGCCCTGTGCGCGATGATCACGCCCTTCTCCGAGGGCGGCGCGCTCGATCCGGACGGGGCGCAGCGCCTCGCCGACCATCTGGTCTCCCGGGGCTGCGACGGGCTGGTGCTGTCCGGTACGACGGGCGAGTCACCGACCACGACGGACGCCGAGAAGGCGACGCTGGTCGAGGCGGTGCGGGAGGCGGTGGGCGACCGGGCGTCGGTCGTGGCGGGCGTCGGGACGTTCGACACCCGGCACACCGTGGAGCTCGCCCGTGAGGCCGAAAAGGCGGGCGCGGACGGCCTGTTGGTGGTCAGCCCGTACTACAGCAAGCCTCCGCAGGAAGCGCTGGAGGCGCACTTCCTGGCCGTCGCCGACGCGGTCGGACTGCCGGTCACGCTGTACGACATCCCGGGCCGCACCGGCACCCGTATCGAGCCCGACACGATCATCCGCCTCGCCGAGCACCCCCGGATCGTGGCGGTGAAGGACTGTTCCTACGACTTCCTCGCCGCCCAGAAGGTGCTCGCCCGCACGGACCTGGCGTACTACGCGGGCTGCGACGAGCACAACCTCGCCCTGTACGCGGTGGGCGGCGCGGGCTACATCAGCACGGTCGCGAACGTCGTACCGGAGCAACTCCGCGCGGTCCTCGACGCGTTCGAGGCGGGCGACACCCCCGTGTCCGCCCGCCTCCAGCAACGCGCCACGCCCCTCATCGAGTCGATGATGTCGGCGGGCCTGCCCGGCTCGGTCACCGCGAAGGCCCTCCTGGGCGCGCTCGGCCTCCCCGC
It encodes:
- the dapA gene encoding 4-hydroxy-tetrahydrodipicolinate synthase — translated: MTTPAPSAPPFGRALCAMITPFSEGGALDPDGAQRLADHLVSRGCDGLVLSGTTGESPTTTDAEKATLVEAVREAVGDRASVVAGVGTFDTRHTVELAREAEKAGADGLLVVSPYYSKPPQEALEAHFLAVADAVGLPVTLYDIPGRTGTRIEPDTIIRLAEHPRIVAVKDCSYDFLAAQKVLARTDLAYYAGCDEHNLALYAVGGAGYISTVANVVPEQLRAVLDAFEAGDTPVSARLQQRATPLIESMMSAGLPGSVTAKALLGALGLPAGPVRAPLLPAGREAVEGLLAAYEELTAG